The nucleotide sequence CTCCACGGTGGGGCTATGCCGCCGCCTGGATGCTGATCTGGGCGACGCGGCGGGCCAGGCTTCTCCGATGGCGCCGCGTTCTACTCCGATCCGCTCCCCATCTTCAACGGCGTGCAAGAGTGGTCGGATCCGCGACAGTGGAGTTCGGGTGGCGGACAAGGCTGCTCGTCGTGCGGCAGCCTGTGACCTCCCGGCTTCAGGTACTCCCCCAACCCCTACCCCGTCGACAGTTATGAAAAACATACTTTTCTCAACTCGGAAACCCCCCGCAGCTCATATACTTCATAGAAAGTTTTACCAACCTCTCTCTTCTGTCAATAAAGGCGAAAGTTTTCAGTCCTTGGGAGAAAGCAAAGATACATAGGCTCGAGCATCAATTGGCGATTTTATTAGGGGAAGTAATGTGACAGCAACAGCCACATCGATCTCAAGCTTGTACAGAACAGAAACTAATCAGCATGTCTACTCTGGCGCGCGCACACACAGCTAAACCTCGCTCACGAATCCAGCTACTCCATGAACCGACGCCGCCCGTTTCGCTAGCTGCATGCTACCACCAGTTTATTTCACTCAGCTACTCCATGAACCATCTAGCACTTCCTGCCCAGGCGCGGGTTGTTGGCAAAGCTGCACCAAAATCAACAATGGACATGCATGAATGGATGGTCAGCGCTTATGATGAGTGGTGGAACAAATACATGGAGTACATATACTGAAGGCGGATGCGCTGTACGTACCTACTCCGAGGTATGTGCCGAAACGGTCCGGAGGTTGGGATCGGGCCGCAGAAGTTGTTGTTTGAGAAATCCCTGCAGGTGAAATGCAGGGTGAATGAAACGAAGTGCAAGGAGAACAATTGGAATGCAAAGAATGCATGAAGCTGAGCTCCACTCACGCATTTTTCAGGTTGGACAACCCAACCAGTTCCTTTGGGATTGGGCCGGTCAACTGGTTGCCATAAATTTCCCTGTTGATCAGATGCCAAAAGAGTGGGTCAATACCATTATAGAAGCGTGCGTCGTCATTGGTAAATCGTCACCGCAGAAATAAACTGGGTTGGGTTGGAGAGGCTCACAAATATTCTAGCCGGTCCAGTTGGCCAAGCTCCGGCGCTAGCGGTCCGGACAGGTTCTGGCGGCCAAGGTCTCTGTTAAAACAAATAAATAACATTACTACTCCAGTTAAAATTAGATGCGTCCGGAAATACAAAAAGGACGGTGCTCCAAGCAGTCACTTCACATGTTCCCTCAAAAAAGCAGTCACTCAAAATAAAGTTGCCGATCGTCTGGTATGGTATAGTCGTTCTGAGTGAACCACAGCTGTGTGGCTTGAAAGTGGCCCCCCAATGTATTGAGGAGGTCTTCTCTCTCGATTATAACTCTATTATTACGGAATAAACTACTATTTTTTTTGAGAAATCGGAATAAACTACTATTGaacccgcaaaaaagaaaaagcaGTCACTCAACATGAGGAGGCCTTGACTGGGCCAGGTTCATAGTCTTCAGGTCCAAGAGTTTTGGACTAGGCCTACCAGATTCGCCCAAAAACTTCATCTAAAATTTTTTTCATATCTAGGAGTACAAGTTTTCTCATTCTTTAGATTGTGGTAAATATATCTGCTTGGTACATCCACATAACCCCGTTTGTATCCCCAGTTTTGTGAACTATGAATAATAAAGCTTGGTGGTtctaaaaaaaaagaaacaaactaGGTACCCTATATTTAGAGCAAGGTCGTCACACTTGGCTGTGTCATCCCACGACCCGAACATTGTTCCTGTAATCTTGCCGATTGAGTAATAAAGCACGACTGTTTTGCcctaaaaaatccaaaaaaactaCATCCGTCCAACTATTTgcaatttcttttttttttttgtggTTCTTCTATAAATAAATAAATTCAAACGACCAAGCAGTATGTTCTTCCATGTTTTACTCCATGGATTTGCTCCTCTCCAAAAATAAAAGAGGAAAAAGGGCATCTGCTCCACTCCAAGGGAGTACCAAAAACCCTCTAACAAATGAGTAGCAAAAACTGTGCGTCAAtccaaaaaattaaataaataaaattgtgtaAACCAAACGCGACACATTAGATCAGCAGATCGAGTCCatctttttttattaaaaaaacaagACAATCATAATCCATTTGCTCATCCAGTTCCACACCGGCAACGCCAATAGTTTGAACAAGGGTGCTGGATGGATACAAAGCACTTCCACCATTCCAAAATGATTGGATTATAGGATCTTTCTAAGTCAAATTGACATTTTTTTACTGATCATatagaaaaatccacaaaaatctattatactacctccgtccaggtgaataagtcattcacgtagttttaggtcatcgatttgaggaattaaatatgtgttatatgtcataaaaagtatatcactagatttctacacggatgaagtttctaaatatatattaaagtatatatttagatagttaaatcgtcgacttagaactacgcgaatgacttattcaccgagacggaggtagtatcaaatatatttcatcatgaaTCTAATGAAGCAAATTTTGTTTTATAGGTGATGATATATTTTTATATAGACTTGGCCAAACTTAATGAAGTTTTAGGATAATCCTAGAACACAAATTATTTTGAAACACGGGGAGTACCAGAGGCACACACATGGACGGAATCAGAATCTCGcatatataaaggaatggaggtaTCCAAGTCTACTCACATGCGGGTGACGCGTTTGTGGTCGTCGCAAGTGATGTGAAACCAGGTACAAGGGTCGACCAACTGCGGGTCCCAGGTCGTCAACGCACCGTTGGGGTCCTTCAAGCCGCTCCTCAGGGCCGTGAGCGCGTCAATGTCATTCGCCGCCACTGGCGCTAGCAGAAGGGTCGACGCAATGGTCACAAGGACGATTACTGACAGGGCCAGTAGTGATCCTGAGGCAGTGGGCGCCATAGGTCTTAGACAGGGCTAGTGGTGTCGTGATGTGAGGGAAGTGGGCGAGCACAGCGGCAGATTGTATGTGGGTTCCGCTTCGATGGACGAGAGTCAGTTGGTGTGAGGGGTTTTAAAGAGACGCAGAGGACGGGGATGGTGGTGTGCCTTGTAATGGTGGGGTACGTGCCACCTTTGGCGCCCCTTTGGTCACTAATGCTAAAGATAGGGCCTTAAGATATGATGCATGTATCGGAAGAGTTATATCTATACGCTCATCTAATGCACATTGGTAGAGTTATATTTATACCCTCATTTTAATGTCAAAGATATAATCTTATGATTGAAATGCATGCATTGATAGAGTTAGACCTATACACTCATTTTATGCTAAAGATATCATCTTAAGGACATAAGGTATGATGCGTTATGACTGTAACAAAAATAATATTGCCAAATATGTTTTTCATTTACTTCAATCAGTTTTTTATAATAAAAATATTGCCCTCATTGATATTTTTATGCAACTCTATCTATGTCAAACATTGTGGTTTCATGCTGGCAATTGTGGGTTAAAGCTATAGGCGTTATTGCCATGCACAGTAGGTAACCTTTTTCTCTTTCATACTTTCGAGCCTACAATTCCGACAACGCCCCGTCTTCCCCGAAGCGTTCATATAACTCCTTACATAGAACACTTCTCTGGGTTGCCTGTTAGAATTTGTGGGTTAAATAAATGGCATGTAGTTATCCATAGTTGGTCAAGTTTTGAATTTGATGTTCTGCAACTGATAGTTCCAATATTGTCGGGGTCCTTCGTAAGGTGTTTCTATAAGTTTATACAGTGTATCATATATTGGCCAGGTTTTGTGATGGAAATTGTGGACCAAAGTTATATGGCATGTCACTATGCATAATTGGTCAGCTTTTCTGTTGACGGTATGGACCTATGACTGGTCTCCCTGAGCTGTTCATGCAATGACTCTATAGATGGTGTCGATGTGACAGGTTTCCTTACGTTGGACATTACATGGACAAATCTATACGCAAATTATCATCATGAAGAATAGGCTGGCCACCTTTTCTCTAAAGGGTTCAATCATCATGAAAGCAAAGTGCACATATTTGAACATGTTCTAaaagcaactctagcagagtcaccCCCGGACCGTCATAATAACTACCCCTACTATGTTTGCGGCCAAAAAAAGAGTCTAGTAGAATCGTCATACACTCACCCGGCCTCAGCGAGGCTACTCCAAATAATGGGAcgttgttggaatttgctagtaggCTTTTGGTCCAAATCCCAAGTAAAATCTAAAATTCTCCTGGCTCATTCATGCATGGTTGTGTGTGTTGTGAGTGGGACTAATGTTTAGTCCCATACTGCCAGGTGAGTGGAAGATGCAACACTTTATAAGGCGAGCTCTACTAGaatttgtatgagcatgagaagaggagacatatacacgcgctcctcctcctcgcttgcCACGCTACTCCACGCCACATCGGGGTTcgagaatgagccgagccgatgacAAAACTATGTatgttgtctatatttttgttgATCGGAAAATaataatgagtcattaattaataattaaagaACACGTTAGTTACTCAactgtttccgattcttttggatcatgGTGCTtttaccgacttggacgtgggtttactcccacgacctgccCGACCCGCACTATATAGACTACCCTAGCTGCCGCCACAACATATGATTTCTCTTT is from Triticum aestivum cultivar Chinese Spring chromosome 1B, IWGSC CS RefSeq v2.1, whole genome shotgun sequence and encodes:
- the LOC123094608 gene encoding leucine-rich repeat protein 1-like, with the translated sequence MAPTASGSLLALSVIVLVTIASTLLLAPVAANDIDALTALRSGLKDPNGALTTWDPQLVDPCTWFHITCDDHKRVTRIDLGRQNLSGPLAPELGQLDRLEYLEIYGNQLTGPIPKELVGLSNLKNADFSNNNFCGPIPTSGPFRHIPRSSFANNPRLGRKC